A stretch of Telopea speciosissima isolate NSW1024214 ecotype Mountain lineage chromosome 11, Tspe_v1, whole genome shotgun sequence DNA encodes these proteins:
- the LOC122645046 gene encoding fasciclin-like arabinogalactan protein 19: MEERRLRSILWILAGRSTATTVLLTILFFVILSVPVFPVAGIAETELETAIDALRSKGYELFGNAIESSDLKYELLDGGDSFTFFAPTNSTLYHLDLVSQASDYIQTLRFHVSPHRLTISDLQIASMSQVPYLDSLVPNHIIFISINHTMEINFSAALIVDDVPISIPNLYVGPSIVVHGLDGILAVRFPEGKIVSGDPIILPPAMSPAPTSIDYLWPLLSPTMQDFITPLISPVPTMQDLTTPASSPAPVNVSSGFRKRGQHHEHRRGKKRHGKKVRNDGGGRQ; the protein is encoded by the coding sequence CTTCGTCATCCTCTCAGTACCAGTGTTCCCAGTCGCCGGAATCGCAGAAACAGAGCTCGAGACCGCCATTGACGCCCTTCGATCGAAGGGCTATGAACTCTTCGGCAATGCCATCGAATCCTCCGATCTTAAGTACGAGCTCCTCGACGGCGGCGACTCTTTCACCTTCTTCGCTCCCACCAACTCTACCCTCTACCATCTCGATCTGGTGTCACAGGCTTCAGATTACATTCAGACCTTACGATTCCATGTATCCCCTCATCGTCTCACCATCTCCGATCTTCAAATCGCCTCTATGTCTCAGGTGCCTTACCTGGACAGTCTGGTCCCTAATCATATTATCTTTATCTCCATTAATCATACCATGGAGATAAACTTCTCCGCCGCCCTGATCGTCGACGACGTTCCGATCTCTATTCCCAACCTATACGTGGGTCCCAGCATTGTCGTACATGGACTCGATGGAATTCTTGCTGTCAGATTTCCGGAAGGGAAGATCGTTTCTGGCGATCCGATTATTCTTCCTCCTGCAATGTCTCCCGCTCCCACTTCCATCGACTATTTGTGGCCACTTCTGTCTCCGACGATGCAAGATTTCATAACACCTTTAATATCACCAGTGCCGACAATGCAGGATTTAACAACACCGGCAAGTTCTCCAGCGCCAGTGAACGTGAGTTCAGGATTCAGAAAGCGCGGGCAACACCATGAGCATCGGAGGGGCAAGAAACGGCACGGGAAGAAAGTTAGGAACGACGGGGGCGGGCGTCAGTAA
- the LOC122645048 gene encoding egg cell-secreted protein 1.2-like translates to MALNNLVSLLLVMSCLIGPVAMVVARELPPLKPGQDLAAHLESGGGGGGMVECWNALLELRSCTNEIILFFMDGEAYLGLECCRAIRFITRQCWPSMLTNLGFTAEEGDILQGYCASSPSPSQSPAPSPLFSVPPPTGLIAVVG, encoded by the coding sequence ATGGCTCTCAACAATTTGGTTTCCTTGTTACTAGTCATGTCATGCTTAATTGGTCCTGTTGCTATGGTTGTGGCACGAGAGTTGCCACCACTTAAGCCCGGACAAGACCTCGCAGCTCATCTAGAGAGCGGAGGAGGAGGGGGTGGCATGGTAGAATGCTGGAATGCGCTGCTAGAATTGCGGTCGTGCACCAACGAgatcatcctcttcttcatggACGGTGAGGCTTATCTTGGCCTCGAATGCTGCCGAGCCATCCGTTTCATTACTCGTCAGTGCTGGCCCTCGATGCTTACCAATCTGGGTTTCACCGCCGAGGAGGGCGACATTCTCCAAGGCTACTGTGCGTCATCTCCCTCGCCGTCCCAATCCCCAGCTCCATCTCCCTTGTTTTCTGTCCCACCCCCTACTGGTCTTATTGCTGTCGTTGGTTAA